A stretch of DNA from Lysinibacillus sp. B2A1:
CAGTAGAAGCCATTCGAAATGGAGACTCACACCATAAATACGCTGGCCTAAAATAAATACGATGATAAAGGATGGTAGGGAGGTTAAAATTCCGTAAAATAACAAGGATAATATGAAATTAACTTTACGGATGGGAAGTGATGCGTAATATGTAAAATAGCCTCCAAATTTTTGATAGGAGATATCCTGTCCTAAAATATTCATCCCCATTAACAGAATACTAAAAACCATATTTCCAATAATTAATCGTGCCAACTGTTCTTGACTGGATTCTCCTAGTAGAAAATTAAGGAAAACTAAAGTGACTATTGGAAATATTGCAGACATAGCAATAATCCACCATAATTGGTGGCGTACAATGGCGATTTGTATTCGAAAGAGGATAAACAATTCAATAAAAAATTGAGTGAAGGGGTTTGTTGTCATTCGCTATTCACTCCTCTGTTGCTCTTGAAGCATAGAATAGACATCCTCTAGACTTGGTGGTAGCAGTGAGTATTGGCTAATGTTTAATGTCTCATCCTGTATCAAATCAATAACTGTACGAATAGTATTTTTTTCAATTAGCATTGAAAGCTTGGCATCCTCTACTAATTCCATTTTCCCGAAAACTTCAAGACTGTCTTGGACTTTTTGAATAGAAGCTTCCTGCGCATAAATTTCTAAACGCATTCGTTGATCCACCTTTCTCTTCAGCTTCTCCACATGATCAATGGCTAAAAGCCTTCCATTATCTATAACAGCTACACGATGTACAACTTTTTCAGCTTCCAAAATATTGTGAGTCACCAAAATAATTGTTGTGCCCCTGTGATTAAGCTCACGGATGATTTCCCACACTAATTTCCGTTTTAATGGATCTAGCTCATTTGTAGGTTCATCCAGAATGATGACCGATGCCTGCCCAATCAAAGTCGTTCCCAAGCTAATAAGCCTTCTTTGTCCTCCGGAAAGTTTAGATACTAGCTTATTTCGATATGTCTCCATGCCTAAACGCAGCAGAATGCCCTCCGTCTGCTGCTTTGCTTCCTTTTTAGATAAGCCCTTTAATCTTCCCGTAAAATAAATGGCTTCCCATGTTTTTAAAAATGATAATGCAAAGGTCTCTTGTGAATAATAAGCGATTTGCTGAATGACATCCTTTGTATTTCTGGATACTTCCTGTCCTTGAAATTTCACTGATCCTTCTGCAGGTGCTAATTGACCAATCATTTGCTTTATCAATGTTGTTTTT
This window harbors:
- a CDS encoding ABC transporter, whose product is MTTNPFTQFFIELFILFRIQIAIVRHQLWWIIAMSAIFPIVTLVFLNFLLGESSQEQLARLIIGNMVFSILLMGMNILGQDISYQKFGGYFTYYASLPIRKVNFILSLLFYGILTSLPSFIIVFILGQRIYGVSLHFEWLLLPVALLAIFSVVGIGVLMGFLSPNPQFTNIVAQFLLMFVTFLTPVMIEITDLPRILQWISYVLPTTYVANILHEMLTVGWTVSLFKEVFILIIFSCISYLLISKKIHWRVQ
- a CDS encoding ABC transporter; its protein translation is MLEPVYELENVTFYYKKGRYKANDGISLTIYKGEIIGILGPNGAGKTTLIKQMIGQLAPAEGSVKFQGQEVSRNTKDVIQQIAYYSQETFALSFLKTWEAIYFTGRLKGLSKKEAKQQTEGILLRLGMETYRNKLVSKLSGGQRRLISLGTTLIGQASVIILDEPTNELDPLKRKLVWEIIRELNHRGTTIILVTHNILEAEKVVHRVAVIDNGRLLAIDHVEKLKRKVDQRMRLEIYAQEASIQKVQDSLEVFGKMELVEDAKLSMLIEKNTIRTVIDLIQDETLNISQYSLLPPSLEDVYSMLQEQQRSE